The genomic window GCGATGCCGATGCCGGTGTCCTGCACCATCATCAGGATGCCGGTCGGCTGACGCAGCGCCCGCATGCGCACGCTGCCACCCTCGGGGGTGAACTTCACCGCGTTGCCGACGAGGTTGGACAGCACCTGCGCGATGCGGTCCGGGTCGATGTCCACCAGCGGCAGGCCGGCCTCGAGTTCGGTCTCGAGCGTGACGCCGCGCGCTGCCGCGAGCGGCGCGAGCAGGTCGGCGGTGGTCGCCATCAGGGCCCCGATCGCTTCCGGGCGCCGCGACAGGCGGAGCTTGCCGCGCTCCAGCCGTGTGACGTCCAGCAGGTCCTGGATGAGCGTGTCCATCTGCGTCGCGGCCTGCAGCATGACGCTGGCGTGTTCCGAGGCCGACGGAGGCAGGCGATTCGCGCTCGGGTCGCTCGGGATGCGCAGCAGCGCGGCCGCCAGCATCTTCACCGCGTTCACCGGGTTGCGCAGGTCGTGCGAGACCAGGCCGAGGAGATCGTCGCGATCCCGCACCGCAGTCTCGGCATCGGCGAGGGCGCGATGCGCCAGCGCCTCGGTCCGTCGCTGCTCCGAGACGTCCCGCATGACGACGGTGAAGCATGCCCCTTCGTCGGTGACGACCCTGGCGATGGCGGCTTCGGCGGAGAACTCCTCTCCGGTCTTGCGCACGCCGAAGATCGGGGACCGTTCGGACATCTTTCTCGCGAGGTTCTCGCTGCCGCCGAATCCACGGATGTGCCCGGCGTGTGCCGCGTGGAAGCGGGTGGGCAGGAGGGACGAGAGCGGATGGCCCACGATCTCGTCGGCGGTGTACCCGAACATGCGGGAGGCACCGTCATTGAAGAAACGGATGGTCTGCGCCTCGTCCACGCAGACGATGGCGTCCGAGGCGATGTGCAGCACTCGGGCCAGAACATGGTCGGGGACGGAGTTGGGCGGCATCGGGGCGAAACTAGCTGCCGTCCCGTAGAAAAGTGTCCGGATTCCCCTGACACCGGAGTGGTGGCGGATTCTGCACTGTTGCGCGAGACCTGGAGGTCATCATGGACAACGACGTGATAACTGTGCTGCTGGCGGACGACCACGCCGTCGTGCGCTACGGGCTGAAGGCGGTACTGCAGACGGCGCCCGACATCACGGTGATCGGGGAGGCACGGAACGGGCGCGAGGCGGTGGACGCCGCGATGCGGCTGAAGCCGGACGTGGTCGTGATGGACCTGAGCATGGACGGGATGGATGGCGCGGCGGCGACGCGGGAGCTGCAGAAGCTCGAGTCGTCCTCCCGGATCCTGATCCTGACCATGCACGCCGAGGACGAGCATCTGGTGCGGCTGCTGGAGGCGGGTGCGAGCGGGTACCTCGTGAAGAACGCGGCCGACCGTGAGCTGGTGGACGCCGTGCGGATGGTGGCCCGGGGGGACCAGTACCTCCGGCTGGGCGCGGTGCGGGCGCTGGCGAAGGAGCTGAAGAAGCGCGAGCACCGGGCGGCGGAGCAGACCCAGTACGACTCGCTGTCGGACCGGGAGCGGTCGATCCTCCGGCTGATCGCGGCGGGGTACACCGGCCCGGACATCGGGGCGCAGCTCAACATCAGTGCCAAGACGGTGGACACCTACAAGCAGCGGATCCAGGAAAAGATCGGCCTGGCGCACCGTCCGGACTACGTGCGCTTCGCCGTACGGTTGGGCCTGCTGGACGAGGAAGTGCGGCTGTAGGGGAATTCCCTACTCGACCGTCGGGTAACCACCGGGATGATTAAAGGGTTACGCCGACAGTCCAGATGAGCTGTCAGGTAGACTATAGGGGCAGTCATGGCGCGTCCGCGCGGTGACTGTCCCTTCCGCCTTTTCGAGGTTCACTCCGATGACCGCTGCTGCCGCCGCTGCGCACCAAGGCGCGCCAGGCCAGCTCGATGCGTTCTCATATGATGACGACATCGTCCGGAAGTTCATGGTCGCCTGCGTCGTCTGGGGCGCCATCGGCATGCTGGTCGGCGTTCTGATCGCCGCCCAGCTTGCCAGTCCGATGTTCAATCTCGGGCTTCCTTTCACCAGCTTCGGGCGCCTGCGACCGTTGCACACGAACGCGGTGATCTTCGCGTTCGCCGGCAACGCCTTCTTCTGCGGGGCGTACTACTCCACGCAGCGGCTCGTGAAGGCGCGGATGTTCAGCGATGGACTGAGCAAGTTCCACTTCTGGGGCTGGCAGGCCATCATCCTGGCGGCGGCGCTCACCCTGCCCTTCGGCTTCACGCAGGCCAAGGAATACGCCGAGCTCGAATGGCCGATCGACATCGCGATCGCGGTGGTCTGGGTCGCCTTCGCCGTGAACTTCGTCGGCACGCTGATCAAGCGCCGGGAACGGCACCTCTACGTGGCGATCTGGTTCTACCTCGCCTCGATCGTGACGGTGGCGATCCTGCACATCTTCAACAACCTGTCGCTGCCCGCCGGTCCGCTGAAGAGCTACAGCATGTATGCCGGCGTCCAGGACGCCTTCATGCAGTGGTGGTACGGCCACAACGCCGTCGCATTCTTCCTGACGACGCCGTTCCTCGGCCTGATGTACTACTTCATGCCGAAGGCCGCCGAGGGCCCGGTGTTCAGCTACCGGCTCTCGATCCTGCACTTCTGGTCGCTGGTCTTCATGTACATCTGGGCCGGCCCGCACCACCTGCACTACACCGCGCTGCCCGAGTGGGCGTCTTCGCTCGGCATGGTGTTCTCGGTGATGCTCTGGGCCCCGAGCTGGGGTGGCATGATCAACGGCCTCCTGACGCTGCGCGGCGGCTGGAACAAGGTGGTGAACGACCCGATCCTCAAGTTCTTCGTGATCGGCATCACCGCCTACGGCATGTCCACGTTCGAGGGCCCGATGCTCAGCGTGAAGAGCATCAACGCGCTGGCCCACTACAGCGACTGGATCATCGCCCACGTGCACACGGGCGCCCTCGGCTGGAACGGCTTCATCACGTTCGGCATGATCTATTGGCTGCTGCCGCGCCTCTTCCAGGCCCCGCTCTACAGCAAGCGCCTGGCGGAGCTGCACTTCTGGATCGGCACCTTCGGCATCATCCTCTACGTCGTCAGCATCTACTCGGCCGGCGTGACGCAGGGCCTGATGTGGCGTGCCTTCGACGAGACCGGCCGCCTGATGTACCCCGACTTCATCGAGACCGTCGTGCGCCTGCTCCCGATGTACTGGGTGCGCGTGGTCGGTGGCACGCTGTACCTGGTGGGCGTGTTCATGCTCGGCTGGAACATGTTCATGACGTGGAAGGCCCGTCCCGCGAAGTACGAGGTGCCGGTGATCCATGCCGCACCGCTGGCGAAGCGCTGGGTGGAACCGCAGGTGGCCTCGCCGTGGGGCGAAGGCCTCATCGGCCGGATCCGCGCCATGCGCTACCACCGGAAGTGGGAGGCGATGCCGGTCACCTTCACGGTGCTCACCACGCTCGCCGTCGCCATCGCCTCGCTGTTCGAGATCATCCCCACGTTCCTCATCAAGTCGAACGTGCCGACGATCGCCAGCGTCAAGCCGTACACCCCGCTCGAGCTCTACGGCCGCGACGTCTACATCCGCGAGGGCTGCTTCAACTGCCACTCGCAGATGGTCCGCCCGTTGCGCTACGAGACGGAGCGGTTCGGCGAGTACTCGAAGCCGGGCGAGAGCGTCTACGACCACCCGTTCCTGTGGGGCTCGAAGCGCAACGGCCCCGACCTGGCACGTGAGGGCGGCAAGTACCCGAACCTCTGGCACGTGACGCACTTCAACAACCCGCGCGACATCACCACCGGGTCGCTGATGCCGGCGTACCCGCACTTCCTCTCCACCGAGATCCCGTGGGCGGTCATCCAGCCGCGCGTGCGGACGATGGCGATGCTCGGCGTGCCCTATGGGGACGCGGTGAACAACGCCGAGGCGATGGCGAAGGCCCAGGCCGAGCAGATCGCGGCGGACGTCGAGAAGAACGGGGGCCCCGCGAACCTGAAGGATCGTGAGATCGTCGCGATCGTCGCCTACATGCAGCGGCTCGGCCAGGACATCAAGCTGGCGAATGCCCCGGTCGCGGCCGTGCCGACGCCGGCCGTCACCGCCGCCCAGGTGGCCAGGAGCGCGCCATGAGCCTCACCGACCTGATGAGCGGCGCGGGTCTGTCCCACTACGCCATCGTTGCACTGATCCTCTTCTTCGGCGCCTTCATCGCCCTCGCGGCCTGGACCTGGTGGCCCAGCCACAAGGGGTGGTGGAGCGACGCGGCGAACATCCCGCTCGATGACGCCACCACCCCCTCCTCCACCACCGCCCCTGCGGAGGCGCTGTGACGAACCCCAGTGATCGCGACCGCCTGATCGACCACTCCTACGACGGCATCCAGGAGTACGACAACCCCATGCCGGCCTGGTGGGTCACCGTCTTCTGGGCGACGATCGTCTTCTCCATCGCCTACTACCTGGTGCCGGGCCTCGGCCTCGGCCAGGGGCGCATGCACGAGTACGACACCGACATGGCGGCCTTCCGGGCCGCGCACCCGGTGAACACCGGCGGCTCGGACCCGGCGCAGCTGCTCGCCGTCGCGGCCAAGCCGGACGAGGTGGCGGAAGGCAAGAAGATCTTCATCGCCAAGTGTGCCGCCTGCCACGCCGCCGATGGCGGTGGCGTGATCGGCCCGAACCTGACCGACGATGCCTGGATCCACGGCGGCACGATCGACTCGATCTACGCCACCGTGAACAACGGCGTGCTCGCGAAGGGCATGCCGAACTGGGGGAAGCTCCTGAAGCCTGACGAGATGTCGGAAGTCGTGGCGTACGTCTGGACGCTGCACGGCACGACACCAGCCAAGCCCAAGGCAGCGGAAGGAGTGTTGGTGACCCGGTGAACGCTCCGAAGGCCGCTGGCCGTGTCCTCCCGACGCTGAACGAGGACGGAACCCGGTACTGGATCCGTCCCCGCCCGTCGGGAGGCCCGTGGTGGACCCGCCGCATGATCGTCGGCTACACCCTGATCGCATTCTTCGTCTCCCTGCCGCACCTGCGCTGGAACGGCCACCCGGTCATCCTGCTCAACGTCCCGCGGCGCGAGTTCACGTTGCTGGGCAACACCTTCCTGCCCACCGACACCCTGCTGCTCATGCTGCTCCTCGGCAGCGCGGTGATCTCGGTGTTCCTGTTCTCGGCACTCTTCGGCCGCGTCTGGTGCGGCTGGGGGTGTCCGCAGACGGTGTACATGGAATTCGTCTTCCGCCCGATCGAGCGCCTGCTCGAGGGGGGGCGCAGCGGATCGCTGCTGCTCGACAAGTCGAAGGGGATGATGGCCCCACGCCGCATCCTCAAGTACCTGATCTACTTCCCGATCTCGCTGCTGCTCGCCCACACGTTCCTGGCCTACTTCGTGGGCACGGACAAGCTGGCCGAGTGGGTGCGGCTGTCGCCGTTCGAGCACCCGACGCCGTTCCTGGTGATGGCCGTCACCACGCTGCTGATCTTCCTCGACTTCGGCTGGTTCCGCGAGCAGACCTGCCTGATCGCCTGTCCCTACGGACGCTGGCAATCGGCGCTGATCGACCGCCGATCGATGATCGTGGCCTACGACTACCAGCGCGGCGAGCCGCGACGGTCGGCCACCGTGAGGGGGGATGCCGCCGGCGACTGTGTCAGCTGCAACGCCTGCGTCTTCACCTGCCCCACCGGCATCGACATCCGCAACGGCCTCCAGATGGAGTGCGTGCACTGCACCCAGTGCATCGACGCCTGCGACCACGTGATGGTCGCACTGAAGAAGCCGAAGGGCCTGATCCGCTACGCCTCCCAGGAGGGGCTGGCCGGCAACCCCGGCACCCTGCTGCGTCCCCGGGTGGTGATCTACTCCATCGCGCTGGTCGTGGTCCTCAGCGCGCTGACGGTCTCGCTTCTCACCCGCGCGTCGGCCGAGATCACGCTGCTGCGCTCGGCCTCGGAACCGTACCGCGTGGAGGAGAATGGCCGCGTGGCGAACCAGGTCCGGGTCAAGATCGTCAACCGCACCATCGACTCGCACCGCTACACGGTGAAAGTCACGGGCGTGGACGGCGGCGGCGTGATTGCCCCGGAGTTTCCGCTGACCGTGGCCGCCGGTGCCCAGCGCACCACCAGCATGTTCATCGTGGCCCCGTTCAGCACCTTCACCATGGGCCGCCACAAGATCACGCTGCAGGTCACCGACAGCGCCGGCTTCACGAAGGACATCCCGTTCACCCTGCTCGGCCCGACCCACCAGGACGGTGCGGATCGCGACGAGGCGGAACCCGGTCGAGAGAGGAAGCCATGAGGTTCGGACTCACTGCATCCAACCGCTGGCCGGTGGCCATCGTCACCGTCCTGCTGGCCCAGGTGGCCTTCGGTGTCTGGATGTCCCGCATCGCACGGGCAGACCCTCACTTCGCCGTGGAGCCTGACTACTACTCCAGGGCCGTGAACTGGGATGCCACGATGGCGCAGTCACGTCTGGACCGCGCGCTGGGCTGGCAGGCGACCGCCAGCCTGGTGCGCACCGCAGGCACGGCGGCAACGCTGCAGGTCTCGCTCCGTGATTCCACCGGCGCTCCGGTCCGCGCCGACTCGGTCAGCGCTGCCGTGCTGGCGGTCGCCCATGCCGGTGACGTGAGCCAGCTCACCCTGGCACCGGCCGGTGACACGTACACGGTGCCGGTGGCCGTGGCGGCGCGTGGCCTCTGGGAAGTGCAGCTCCGCGCCGTGCGGGGCACGGACGTGTTCACGGCCAAGCTGCGGCCGGAACTGCAGTGACCCTGCTGGCCGGCGTGCTGGTGGCGAGCCTGCTGGGCTCCCTGCACTGCGGCGCGATGTGCAGTGCGTTCGCCTGCCTGGCGAACGGCGCGGCACGCCGCGGCCCATGGTACCACGGCGGCCGGCTGGTGGCGTACGTCACGCTGGGCGCGATCGCCGGCGTGGTCGGGATGGGGCTGGACGAGGCAGGCATGATCGCGAACGTCCAGCGCAGCGCCGCGCTCGTCACGAGCGCGGCGCTGGTACTTTGGGGTCTCTGGCAGGTGCGGGCCGCGTTGCGGGCTCGGTCATTCGCCGGCGCCACGCGCTGGGGTGGCACGCTGGGCCGACTCGTGGAACGGACCGCGTCCTGGGACCCGCGTGCGCGCGCCACGGCGATCGGGCTCGTGACAGGGCTCCTGCCCTGCGGCTGGTTGTGGGCCTTCATCACCGCGGCGATGGGCACCGGGACACCGCTGCGAGCGGCCGGTGTCATGGCGGTCTTCTGGGTCGGCACGGTGCCGATGCTGGTGGCCGTCACCGCCGGCGCGCGGCGCTTCGGCCCGGCGGCACGCATCCGCTGGCCGCTGGCCAGCGCCTCGCTGGTGGTCATGCTGGGGCTGGGCGAACTTGCCTCGCACCTCCTGATGCCGCCGATGTCCGCCACGGCGGCGCTCTCGGGCCAGTCGCACGCCAGCCACGGAGCGCACTGATGGCCACACTCGTGGCGCCCGAGTCAGGCGACCGGGCCGCGATCCTCCCGGGCACGGTCGCCTGCACGCACTGCGGCCTGCCCGCGCTCGGCGTCGAGGCGGCTGGCGACGCGCCGGTGTTCTGCTGCAGTGCCTGCGCCACGGCATATGCGATGATCAACGCGAGCGGTCTCGGGGCGTACCACCACTTCCCCGAGCGTCGCGGCGCCGCGGTGCGCCCGTCCGGCCG from Gemmatimonadaceae bacterium includes these protein-coding regions:
- the ccoG gene encoding cytochrome c oxidase accessory protein CcoG, with amino-acid sequence MIVGYTLIAFFVSLPHLRWNGHPVILLNVPRREFTLLGNTFLPTDTLLLMLLLGSAVISVFLFSALFGRVWCGWGCPQTVYMEFVFRPIERLLEGGRSGSLLLDKSKGMMAPRRILKYLIYFPISLLLAHTFLAYFVGTDKLAEWVRLSPFEHPTPFLVMAVTTLLIFLDFGWFREQTCLIACPYGRWQSALIDRRSMIVAYDYQRGEPRRSATVRGDAAGDCVSCNACVFTCPTGIDIRNGLQMECVHCTQCIDACDHVMVALKKPKGLIRYASQEGLAGNPGTLLRPRVVIYSIALVVVLSALTVSLLTRASAEITLLRSASEPYRVEENGRVANQVRVKIVNRTIDSHRYTVKVTGVDGGGVIAPEFPLTVAAGAQRTTSMFIVAPFSTFTMGRHKITLQVTDSAGFTKDIPFTLLGPTHQDGADRDEAEPGRERKP
- the ccoN gene encoding cytochrome-c oxidase, cbb3-type subunit I, which translates into the protein MTAAAAAAHQGAPGQLDAFSYDDDIVRKFMVACVVWGAIGMLVGVLIAAQLASPMFNLGLPFTSFGRLRPLHTNAVIFAFAGNAFFCGAYYSTQRLVKARMFSDGLSKFHFWGWQAIILAAALTLPFGFTQAKEYAELEWPIDIAIAVVWVAFAVNFVGTLIKRRERHLYVAIWFYLASIVTVAILHIFNNLSLPAGPLKSYSMYAGVQDAFMQWWYGHNAVAFFLTTPFLGLMYYFMPKAAEGPVFSYRLSILHFWSLVFMYIWAGPHHLHYTALPEWASSLGMVFSVMLWAPSWGGMINGLLTLRGGWNKVVNDPILKFFVIGITAYGMSTFEGPMLSVKSINALAHYSDWIIAHVHTGALGWNGFITFGMIYWLLPRLFQAPLYSKRLAELHFWIGTFGIILYVVSIYSAGVTQGLMWRAFDETGRLMYPDFIETVVRLLPMYWVRVVGGTLYLVGVFMLGWNMFMTWKARPAKYEVPVIHAAPLAKRWVEPQVASPWGEGLIGRIRAMRYHRKWEAMPVTFTVLTTLAVAIASLFEIIPTFLIKSNVPTIASVKPYTPLELYGRDVYIREGCFNCHSQMVRPLRYETERFGEYSKPGESVYDHPFLWGSKRNGPDLAREGGKYPNLWHVTHFNNPRDITTGSLMPAYPHFLSTEIPWAVIQPRVRTMAMLGVPYGDAVNNAEAMAKAQAEQIAADVEKNGGPANLKDREIVAIVAYMQRLGQDIKLANAPVAAVPTPAVTAAQVARSAP
- a CDS encoding sulfite exporter TauE/SafE family protein, with product MTLLAGVLVASLLGSLHCGAMCSAFACLANGAARRGPWYHGGRLVAYVTLGAIAGVVGMGLDEAGMIANVQRSAALVTSAALVLWGLWQVRAALRARSFAGATRWGGTLGRLVERTASWDPRARATAIGLVTGLLPCGWLWAFITAAMGTGTPLRAAGVMAVFWVGTVPMLVAVTAGARRFGPAARIRWPLASASLVVMLGLGELASHLLMPPMSATAALSGQSHASHGAH
- a CDS encoding FixH family protein: MRFGLTASNRWPVAIVTVLLAQVAFGVWMSRIARADPHFAVEPDYYSRAVNWDATMAQSRLDRALGWQATASLVRTAGTAATLQVSLRDSTGAPVRADSVSAAVLAVAHAGDVSQLTLAPAGDTYTVPVAVAARGLWEVQLRAVRGTDVFTAKLRPELQ
- a CDS encoding response regulator transcription factor — its product is MDNDVITVLLADDHAVVRYGLKAVLQTAPDITVIGEARNGREAVDAAMRLKPDVVVMDLSMDGMDGAAATRELQKLESSSRILILTMHAEDEHLVRLLEAGASGYLVKNAADRELVDAVRMVARGDQYLRLGAVRALAKELKKREHRAAEQTQYDSLSDRERSILRLIAAGYTGPDIGAQLNISAKTVDTYKQRIQEKIGLAHRPDYVRFAVRLGLLDEEVRL
- a CDS encoding CcoQ/FixQ family Cbb3-type cytochrome c oxidase assembly chaperone, with protein sequence MSLTDLMSGAGLSHYAIVALILFFGAFIALAAWTWWPSHKGWWSDAANIPLDDATTPSSTTAPAEAL
- a CDS encoding c-type cytochrome; the protein is MTNPSDRDRLIDHSYDGIQEYDNPMPAWWVTVFWATIVFSIAYYLVPGLGLGQGRMHEYDTDMAAFRAAHPVNTGGSDPAQLLAVAAKPDEVAEGKKIFIAKCAACHAADGGGVIGPNLTDDAWIHGGTIDSIYATVNNGVLAKGMPNWGKLLKPDEMSEVVAYVWTLHGTTPAKPKAAEGVLVTR
- a CDS encoding PAS domain S-box protein — translated: MPPNSVPDHVLARVLHIASDAIVCVDEAQTIRFFNDGASRMFGYTADEIVGHPLSSLLPTRFHAAHAGHIRGFGGSENLARKMSERSPIFGVRKTGEEFSAEAAIARVVTDEGACFTVVMRDVSEQRRTEALAHRALADAETAVRDRDDLLGLVSHDLRNPVNAVKMLAAALLRIPSDPSANRLPPSASEHASVMLQAATQMDTLIQDLLDVTRLERGKLRLSRRPEAIGALMATTADLLAPLAAARGVTLETELEAGLPLVDIDPDRIAQVLSNLVGNAVKFTPEGGSVRMRALRQPTGILMMVQDTGIGIAAEDLPFVFDRFWQSKRTDRSGAGLGLAIAHGIVRAHGGTLSLESELGRGTSALLTLPAAGDPAAPQS